One Burkholderia vietnamiensis LMG 10929 genomic window carries:
- a CDS encoding TonB-dependent receptor encodes MKQKVLALAIKRIVWAELALTAVLVPPAFAQSQPAPGAASIADAVANGAPVTVSQANGTAGAVAATGAAASSAAAEATPAAPGANGQGKVAQIKRFEVTGSLIRQADKVGFNQVQTITSKDIQNSGQTNVADYLRSTSANSASSWSEGSTNSFAPGGAGIALRGLSEKYTLVLIDGMRVSPYAFAVNGSDQFFDLNTLPLNIIDRIEIVKTGAVSQYGSDAIAGVVNIITKKNFQGLELGGSYGGATNGEGGQGTTQFSVLGGIGDLNADRFNVTAALSYYKSNGISIADRDTTQNQDFSNFPGGLSNQNVSYWRNPTTGAKVPLSPCPNGGQAVPGTSVAQVNGPGTVCANNTAYASSLSPWTERLSAKVHADFKISDAMQAFADLWESNNTTVTNNFVGRLGNSTQTYDPATGGLNPVSNLVPGSNPYNPFGVPAKLVYSFPATQSVHTSSNFWRAATGVKGSFSTPRVGDWDWTASYTHSQNTVSNNYSNLINAAALENIVQNGVFNFANPSSTPNGLNGLYGSTSTQAITKLDAVDATLSTPNLFTLPTGNVGLGLGTQFTHQSQYIGTGADYANGTLVQPSLQSVNGERNVAAVYYQIDIPILKNLTFSQSGRYDHYSDFGGAFSPRFALRFQPIRELTVYGSYNRGFRAPTLIENTSSRTYGAQGAVDSNDPNNPNAYNLVEEVQAGNSKLQPERTKNYNIGFQLSPTRNTDFGFDWYKIHIDNVIGTEDIQTVVDQNDPSKVIRNPNGSIAYVVLPYMNLSSLDTDGFETTFRQSVSTKIGTFTLSGDWAYVWHFKMPVGGETTDFAGNNGSLNEPFGGSFPRWKGNTSLNWNYHNQWNATLTWMFTGPYSQAILSPGQYPNMQDSVASYSQFNLMVSYTGFKHWTIYAGIDNIFNRAPPFDPVFMNASYQTGYDTSLYTYVGRFAQIGATYKF; translated from the coding sequence ATGAAGCAGAAAGTTTTGGCGTTGGCCATCAAGAGGATAGTCTGGGCGGAGCTGGCGTTGACGGCCGTGCTGGTGCCGCCGGCGTTCGCCCAGAGCCAGCCGGCGCCGGGAGCCGCATCGATCGCGGATGCGGTCGCGAACGGCGCACCCGTGACCGTTTCGCAGGCGAACGGCACGGCGGGCGCTGTCGCTGCCACGGGGGCCGCGGCATCGAGCGCGGCAGCCGAGGCGACGCCTGCCGCGCCCGGCGCGAACGGACAAGGCAAGGTCGCGCAGATCAAGCGATTCGAAGTGACGGGTTCGCTGATCCGGCAGGCCGACAAGGTCGGCTTCAACCAGGTGCAGACCATCACGAGCAAGGACATCCAGAACAGCGGTCAGACCAACGTCGCTGATTACCTGCGCAGCACCTCGGCGAATTCGGCAAGCAGCTGGAGCGAAGGTTCGACGAACAGCTTCGCGCCGGGCGGCGCAGGTATCGCGCTGCGCGGCCTCAGCGAGAAATACACGCTGGTGCTGATCGACGGCATGCGGGTGTCGCCGTATGCGTTCGCCGTGAACGGCAGCGATCAGTTCTTCGACCTGAATACGCTGCCGCTCAACATCATCGACCGCATCGAAATCGTCAAGACCGGCGCGGTGTCCCAGTATGGTTCGGACGCAATCGCGGGCGTGGTGAACATCATCACGAAGAAAAACTTTCAGGGTCTTGAACTGGGCGGCAGCTACGGTGGTGCGACAAACGGTGAAGGCGGCCAGGGCACGACGCAGTTCAGCGTCCTCGGCGGCATCGGCGACCTGAACGCCGACCGCTTCAACGTGACGGCGGCGCTCAGCTACTACAAGTCGAACGGCATCTCGATCGCCGATCGCGACACGACGCAGAACCAGGACTTCTCCAATTTCCCGGGCGGCCTGTCGAACCAGAACGTGTCGTACTGGCGTAATCCGACCACCGGCGCGAAGGTGCCGCTGAGCCCGTGTCCGAACGGAGGCCAGGCCGTGCCGGGCACCTCCGTCGCGCAGGTCAACGGTCCGGGCACGGTCTGCGCAAACAACACCGCGTACGCATCGTCGCTGTCGCCGTGGACCGAACGCCTGAGCGCGAAGGTGCACGCCGACTTCAAGATCAGCGACGCGATGCAGGCGTTCGCCGATCTCTGGGAAAGCAACAATACGACGGTCACGAACAATTTCGTCGGCCGCCTCGGCAACAGCACGCAGACCTACGATCCGGCGACGGGCGGTCTCAACCCGGTTTCGAACCTCGTGCCGGGCAGCAACCCGTATAACCCGTTCGGCGTGCCGGCCAAGCTGGTCTACTCGTTCCCGGCCACGCAGTCCGTGCACACGAGCTCGAACTTCTGGCGTGCCGCGACGGGTGTGAAAGGCTCGTTCAGCACGCCGCGCGTGGGCGACTGGGATTGGACCGCGTCCTACACGCATTCGCAGAACACGGTGTCGAACAACTATTCGAACCTGATCAACGCGGCCGCGCTGGAGAACATCGTCCAGAACGGCGTGTTCAACTTCGCCAATCCGTCGTCGACACCGAACGGGTTGAACGGCCTTTATGGAAGCACGTCGACGCAGGCCATCACGAAGCTCGACGCTGTCGATGCGACGCTGTCGACGCCGAACTTGTTCACGTTGCCCACGGGTAACGTCGGCCTCGGTCTCGGTACGCAATTCACGCACCAGAGCCAGTACATCGGTACAGGCGCGGACTACGCGAACGGCACGCTCGTCCAGCCGTCGCTGCAATCGGTCAACGGCGAGCGCAACGTCGCGGCGGTCTACTACCAGATCGACATTCCCATCCTGAAGAACCTGACGTTCAGCCAGTCGGGTCGCTACGACCACTACAGCGACTTCGGTGGCGCATTCTCGCCGCGCTTCGCGTTGCGCTTCCAGCCGATCCGCGAGCTGACGGTGTACGGTTCCTACAACCGCGGCTTCCGCGCACCGACGCTGATCGAAAACACTTCGTCGAGGACCTACGGCGCGCAGGGCGCGGTCGATTCGAACGATCCCAACAACCCGAACGCATACAACCTCGTCGAGGAAGTGCAGGCCGGTAACAGCAAGCTGCAACCGGAGCGCACCAAGAACTACAACATCGGCTTCCAGCTGTCGCCCACCCGCAATACCGATTTCGGCTTCGACTGGTACAAGATCCACATCGACAACGTGATCGGCACGGAAGACATCCAGACGGTGGTCGACCAGAACGATCCGTCGAAGGTGATCCGTAACCCGAACGGCTCCATCGCGTATGTGGTGCTGCCGTATATGAATCTGTCGTCGCTCGACACCGACGGCTTCGAGACGACCTTCCGCCAATCGGTGTCGACCAAGATCGGTACGTTCACGCTGTCGGGTGACTGGGCCTACGTATGGCACTTCAAGATGCCGGTGGGCGGCGAGACGACCGACTTCGCGGGCAACAACGGTTCGCTGAACGAGCCGTTCGGCGGCAGCTTCCCGCGCTGGAAGGGCAATACGAGTCTGAACTGGAACTACCACAACCAATGGAATGCGACGTTGACGTGGATGTTCACGGGACCGTACAGCCAGGCCATCCTGTCGCCGGGCCAGTATCCGAACATGCAGGACAGCGTGGCTTCGTACAGTCAGTTCAACCTGATGGTCAGCTACACCGGCTTCAAGCATTGGACGATCTACGCCGGCATCGACAACATCTTCAATCGTGCGCCGCCGTTCGATCCGGTCTTTATGAACGCGAGCTACCAGACGGGCTATGACACGTCGCTGTACACGTATGTCGGTCGATTCGCGCAGATCGGCGCGACCTACAAGTTCTGA
- a CDS encoding helix-turn-helix domain-containing protein codes for MTVSADQSVLVAVSLGNKIRALRQRLKLTLDETAGIAGISKPFLSQVERGRATPSITSLVRIAQALGVTMQYFIDTPTEARSVCRAHALQYFQFTNSANLFAKLTNPVDGRKLDAILVRMPAGQSPSEITTHAGEEFVYVMRGQVALTLEDCTFTLNAGDTAHYESTVPHAWHNTADEEAVIVWVGTPRLF; via the coding sequence ATGACTGTGTCCGCTGATCAGTCGGTTCTGGTCGCCGTATCGCTAGGCAACAAGATCCGGGCGCTGCGCCAGCGTCTGAAGCTCACGCTCGACGAGACGGCCGGGATCGCAGGCATTTCGAAGCCGTTCCTGTCTCAGGTCGAACGCGGGCGCGCGACGCCGTCGATCACGTCGCTGGTCCGGATCGCGCAAGCGCTGGGCGTCACGATGCAGTACTTCATCGACACGCCGACAGAAGCGCGTTCGGTGTGCCGTGCGCACGCGCTGCAGTATTTCCAGTTCACGAACTCGGCCAACCTGTTCGCCAAGCTGACGAACCCGGTGGATGGCCGCAAGCTCGACGCGATTCTCGTCAGGATGCCGGCGGGGCAGTCGCCGTCCGAGATAACGACCCATGCGGGCGAGGAATTCGTCTATGTGATGCGCGGGCAGGTCGCGCTGACGCTCGAAGATTGCACGTTCACGCTGAACGCGGGCGATACCGCGCATTACGAATCGACGGTGCCGCATGCGTGGCACAACACGGCCGACGAAGAGGCGGTGATTGTCTGGGTTGGCACGCCGAGGCTGTTCTAG
- a CDS encoding tetratricopeptide repeat protein, which produces MNQRRWKRMMALTALGAACVLGRPAWAADALRPDVAKPLAAAQDLYRAHKYRDALGKIAQAAAVPNRTPYETYMVEATRGAAAMAAGDTGVAAQAYETVLNSGRLSGADEQRTTAVLAGIYFQQKNYPQAIRVAQRYLKAGGTDPDMRTLLTQSYYLSNDCSQVVSQLKASTEAQAKAGHAPDEGQLQMLATCAQKSKDAGAYRSALGMLVAYHPSPAYWADMISAIRGSPGYLSSLDLDIYRLRRATGTLTTADAYMEMTQLALVAGTPAEGRQVIDQGFASGVLGKDGQADREKRLQALAAKRTQAGADAANPVAPLDVGMNLVFAGHAAQGLSTMEQVIAKGGLEHPDAARLRLGEAYYVAGQKAHAVQVLRTVKGNDGSADLAKLWIAVASR; this is translated from the coding sequence ATGAACCAGCGACGATGGAAACGGATGATGGCGCTGACGGCGCTCGGGGCGGCCTGCGTGCTCGGCCGGCCGGCGTGGGCGGCCGACGCGTTGCGGCCCGATGTGGCGAAGCCGCTGGCGGCGGCGCAGGACCTGTATCGCGCGCACAAGTATCGCGACGCGCTCGGCAAGATCGCGCAGGCGGCCGCCGTGCCGAATCGCACGCCGTATGAAACCTACATGGTGGAAGCGACGCGCGGCGCGGCGGCGATGGCGGCCGGCGATACCGGCGTGGCCGCGCAGGCCTACGAAACCGTCCTGAACTCGGGGCGCCTGTCGGGCGCGGACGAGCAGCGGACCACGGCGGTGCTCGCCGGGATCTACTTCCAGCAGAAGAACTATCCGCAGGCGATCCGCGTCGCGCAGCGCTACCTGAAGGCGGGCGGAACGGATCCGGACATGCGCACGCTGCTCACACAGTCGTATTACCTGTCGAACGATTGCAGTCAGGTCGTGAGCCAGTTGAAGGCCAGCACGGAGGCACAGGCGAAGGCCGGCCATGCGCCCGACGAAGGGCAGTTGCAGATGCTGGCGACCTGTGCGCAAAAGAGCAAGGATGCCGGTGCCTATCGCAGCGCGCTCGGCATGCTGGTCGCTTATCATCCGAGCCCCGCGTACTGGGCGGACATGATCTCGGCCATTCGCGGCAGCCCCGGCTACCTGTCGTCGCTCGACCTCGACATCTACCGATTGCGCAGAGCGACGGGCACGCTGACGACGGCCGACGCCTACATGGAGATGACGCAGCTCGCGCTGGTGGCAGGAACGCCAGCTGAAGGCAGGCAGGTGATCGACCAGGGATTCGCGTCCGGCGTGCTCGGCAAGGATGGGCAGGCGGACCGCGAGAAGCGGCTGCAGGCGCTGGCTGCCAAGCGTACGCAAGCGGGTGCGGACGCAGCCAATCCGGTGGCGCCGCTCGATGTCGGCATGAATCTGGTGTTTGCGGGCCACGCGGCGCAGGGGCTGTCGACGATGGAGCAGGTGATCGCGAAGGGCGGGCTCGAGCATCCCGATGCGGCGCGGCTGCGGCTCGGCGAGGCGTACTACGTTGCGGGCCAGAAGGCGCATGCGGTCCAGGTGCTGCGCACGGTGAAGGGTAACGACGGCTCGGCGGATCTGGCGAAGCTGTGGATCGCGGTGGCATCCCGGTAG
- a CDS encoding ExbD/TolR family protein has product MGMNVPSGGGGSEPDVMVDINTTPLIDVMLVLLIMLIITIPIQMHSVKMDLPVGNPPPPATPPEVVQIDIDFDGTTTWNGAPVPDRAALEAKLTAVAHEPVQAEIHLRANKLAPYKDVAAVLASAQRVGATKIGLIGNEQFMQ; this is encoded by the coding sequence ATGGGAATGAACGTGCCTTCGGGCGGGGGCGGCAGCGAGCCGGACGTGATGGTCGACATCAACACCACGCCGCTGATCGACGTGATGCTGGTGCTGTTGATCATGCTGATCATCACGATCCCGATTCAGATGCATTCGGTGAAGATGGATCTGCCGGTGGGCAACCCGCCGCCGCCCGCTACGCCGCCGGAGGTCGTGCAGATCGACATCGACTTCGACGGCACGACGACGTGGAACGGCGCGCCGGTGCCGGATCGCGCGGCACTCGAGGCGAAGCTGACGGCGGTCGCGCACGAGCCCGTGCAGGCGGAGATCCATCTGCGGGCGAACAAGCTGGCGCCGTACAAGGACGTGGCGGCCGTACTGGCGTCCGCGCAGCGTGTGGGCGCGACGAAGATCGGCTTGATCGGAAACGAGCAGTTCATGCAATGA
- a CDS encoding ExbD/TolR family protein, producing the protein MGMNVGQDESDEVIANINTTPLVDVMLVLLIIFLITIPVVTHTIQLQLPKEVVQPLQTTPKSVEIAVNRDGDFFWGEQLVDASTLLAKLKGASQQQPQPSVHVRGDQNTRYEFIGRVVTMCERAGIAKVSFITEPPARGG; encoded by the coding sequence ATGGGCATGAACGTCGGGCAGGACGAAAGCGACGAGGTGATCGCGAACATCAACACGACGCCGCTCGTCGACGTGATGCTGGTGCTGCTGATCATCTTCCTGATCACGATTCCGGTCGTCACGCACACGATCCAGCTGCAGTTGCCGAAGGAGGTCGTGCAGCCGCTGCAGACGACGCCGAAAAGTGTCGAGATCGCGGTGAACCGCGACGGCGATTTCTTCTGGGGCGAGCAACTGGTGGATGCGTCGACGTTGCTCGCGAAGCTGAAGGGGGCGTCTCAGCAGCAACCGCAGCCGAGCGTGCACGTGCGGGGCGACCAGAACACGCGCTACGAGTTCATCGGCCGGGTCGTCACGATGTGCGAGCGGGCCGGTATCGCGAAGGTGTCGTTCATTACGGAACCGCCGGCGCGGGGTGGTTAG
- a CDS encoding MotA/TolQ/ExbB proton channel family protein, protein MTKRSLAALAASLLMSVAAIDGLVAPQFAYAQATGSAAASDASTQAAAPAQAPSAAEPAPPPAPAATEAVENPYGLGALWKNGDFVARFVLILLVIMSMGSWYIMITKFVEQLRANRRAKLADAQLWSAPSLAEGAKLLDEASPFRFIAETAIEAGEHHEEALLEAVDRNTWIDVSVERSITNVSNRMQDGLAFLATVGSTAPFVGLFGTVWGIYHALTAIGIAGQASIDKVAGPVGEALIMTAIGLAVAVPAVLGYNFLVRRNKSVMERVRNFGAQLHTVLLAGGKRAARAPSRAASLVN, encoded by the coding sequence ATGACCAAGCGTTCTCTGGCCGCGCTGGCGGCAAGCCTGTTGATGTCCGTCGCCGCGATCGACGGGCTCGTTGCACCGCAATTCGCTTACGCGCAAGCGACCGGATCCGCGGCGGCATCCGATGCGTCGACACAGGCCGCGGCGCCTGCGCAGGCGCCTTCCGCCGCCGAGCCGGCACCGCCGCCGGCGCCTGCCGCCACCGAAGCAGTCGAGAATCCGTACGGGCTCGGCGCGCTATGGAAGAACGGCGACTTCGTCGCGCGCTTCGTGCTGATCCTGCTCGTGATCATGTCGATGGGCAGCTGGTACATCATGATCACGAAGTTCGTCGAGCAGTTGCGGGCGAACCGCCGCGCGAAGCTCGCCGACGCGCAACTCTGGAGCGCGCCTTCGCTGGCGGAGGGCGCGAAGCTGCTCGACGAGGCATCGCCGTTCCGCTTCATCGCCGAAACGGCGATCGAGGCGGGCGAGCATCACGAGGAGGCATTGCTCGAAGCCGTGGACCGCAACACGTGGATCGACGTGTCCGTCGAGCGGTCGATCACGAACGTGTCGAACCGCATGCAGGACGGGCTCGCGTTCCTGGCGACGGTCGGTTCGACCGCGCCGTTCGTCGGGCTGTTCGGGACTGTCTGGGGCATCTATCACGCGCTGACGGCGATCGGGATCGCGGGCCAGGCGTCGATCGACAAGGTCGCGGGCCCCGTGGGCGAGGCGCTGATCATGACGGCGATCGGCCTGGCAGTCGCGGTGCCTGCCGTACTCGGCTACAACTTCCTCGTCCGGCGCAACAAGTCGGTGATGGAGCGGGTCCGCAACTTCGGCGCCCAGCTGCATACCGTGCTGCTGGCCGGCGGCAAGCGTGCCGCTCGCGCGCCGTCGCGTGCCGCGTCGCTCGTGAACTGA
- a CDS encoding energy transducer TonB: MKVEKHLIASNSGLATLGRPREFGKKQQNPVRRFGGIAVVLLLHAVLIYALLNGLATKVVQVIQHPIETRIIEPVKPPPPPPMPVVKLPPPKFAPPPPPFVPPPEVPVQAPPQATITHQSAPVQSAPAVQAPVIAPPAPAKPVSHEVGVVCPNSDTIRASMQYPKEAQENNITGDVTIEFVVDAEGNITNERVAQSADPVLDRAAYNTVKRFKCVAQGQAVRVQVPFSFNLN, translated from the coding sequence ATGAAAGTCGAAAAGCATCTGATTGCTTCGAACAGCGGGCTTGCCACGCTCGGGCGTCCGCGGGAATTCGGCAAGAAGCAGCAGAATCCGGTGCGCCGTTTCGGCGGCATCGCAGTCGTTCTCCTGTTGCACGCAGTGCTGATCTACGCATTGCTCAACGGCCTCGCGACGAAAGTCGTGCAGGTGATCCAGCATCCAATCGAAACCCGCATCATCGAGCCGGTGAAACCGCCGCCGCCCCCGCCGATGCCGGTCGTCAAGCTTCCGCCGCCGAAGTTCGCGCCCCCGCCGCCGCCGTTCGTGCCGCCGCCTGAAGTGCCGGTGCAAGCGCCGCCGCAGGCGACGATCACGCATCAGTCGGCACCAGTGCAGTCCGCGCCGGCCGTGCAAGCGCCCGTCATCGCACCGCCCGCACCTGCCAAGCCGGTCAGTCACGAAGTGGGCGTCGTCTGCCCGAATTCGGACACGATCCGCGCATCGATGCAGTACCCGAAGGAAGCGCAGGAAAACAACATCACCGGTGACGTGACGATCGAGTTCGTCGTGGATGCGGAAGGGAACATCACGAACGAACGCGTGGCCCAGTCGGCCGACCCCGTGCTCGATCGTGCCGCCTACAACACCGTGAAGCGGTTCAAATGCGTGGCGCAAGGCCAGGCAGTACGGGTGCAGGTGCCGTTCTCGTTCAACCTGAATTGA